One Bombus huntii isolate Logan2020A chromosome 12, iyBomHunt1.1, whole genome shotgun sequence DNA segment encodes these proteins:
- the LOC126872045 gene encoding RNA-binding protein Pasilla isoform X1, translating into MAADSGMETCPSPEIADSRKRPLDCDAENGATKRSHYGSGGDGTYHLKVLVPGVAAGAIIGKGGDTIAQLQKDTGARVKMSKSHDFYPGTTERVCLITGSLEAIMAVMDFIMDKIREKPDLTLKTTVDFESGKTTAERDKQVKILVPNSTAGMIIGKAGNYIKQIKEECGSYVQISQKAKDVSLQERCITVIGEKENNRNALMMILAKVADDPHSGTCPNVSYADVSGPVANYNPTGSPYAQAPTSTPTYTSTAGINTVSLLNGAGLSLNLNLGAAITAGTAPVTTQLLEHIKLNLRTAGFSEPAASEILSAIATLAKYNLLGMGIGMPSSMGYLGNPMDSTTTANGSNNNGGVFGPIGTVPALGSTSPTPRNTLDRYEPFDPFRQNNTAASAIHLNNNSFGLGTNQLSLVSKSPTQVDANNKETKKVDIEIAEVIVGAILGPGGRALIEIQHLSGANIQISKKGMFAPGTRNRIVTITGYPNAIGTAQYLIEQRISEEEAKRARQNALANMIH; encoded by the exons ATGGCTGCCGACTCAGGAATGGAGACGTGTCCCTCCCCGGAGATTGCAGACTCCAGGAAGCGGCCGCTTGATTGTGACGCGGAAAATGGCGCGACGAAGAGGTCTCATTACGGATCAG ggGGTGATGGAACATATCACCTCAAAGTACTGGTCCCTGGTGTGGCTGCTGGAGCAATCATTGGAAAAGGAGGGGATACAATTGCCCAGTTACAAAAAGATACAGGAGCCAGGGTCAAAATGTCTAAATCCCACGATTTCTACCCAG GAACAACAGAAAGAGTGTGTTTAATTACGGGTAGTTTAGAAGCTATAATGGCAGTTATGGACTTTATTATGGATAAAATTCGTGAGAAACCAGATCTTACATTAAAGACAACTGTTGACTTTGAATCAGGGAAAACTACCGCAGAGAGAGATAAACAG gTAAAAATTTTGGTACCTAACAGCACTGCAGGCATGATAATAGGTAAAGCTGGAAATTacattaaacaaataaaagaagaatgtGGCTCGTACGTTCAAATAAGTCAGAAGGCAAAAGATGTGTCTTTGCAAGAAAGATGTATAACGGTAAttggagagaaagagaataaccgtaatgcattaatgatGATATTAGCAAAAGTGGCAGATGATCCACATAGTGGAACATGTCCAAATGTTAGTTACGCAGATGTTAGTGGTCCTGTAGCTAATTACAATCCCACAGGCAGTCCTTATGCTCAAGCACCTACAAGCACTCCCACGTATACTTCTACGGCTGGCATCAATACAG TGAGTCTCTTGAATGGTGCTGGATTAAGCTTGAACTTGAATTTAGGAGCTGCAATTACAGCAGGTACAGCACCAGTGACAACGCAATTGTTGGAACATATAAAGTTAAATTTACGAACGGCAGGTTTTTCGGAACCTGCTGCTAGCGAAATTTTGTCTGCTATCGCTACACTTGCTAAATATAATCTTCTCGGAATGGGAATCGGGATGCCTTCTAGTATGGGATACCTTGGAAATCCTATGGATAGCACTACAACAGCAAATGGTTCGAATAACAATGGCGGCGTATTTGGGCCAATTGGAACAGTTCCTGCTCTTGGATCTACGTCTCCCACACCACGTAATACACTTGACAGATACGAGCCTTTTGATCCATTCAGACAAAACAACACAGCTGCCAGTGCTATTCATCTAAACAACAATTCGTTTGGCCTTGGCACTAACCAGTTATCACTTGTAAGTAAGAGTCCTACACAGGTAGACGCCAACAACAAGGAGACCAAGAAAGTAGACATAGAAATTGCAGAGGTTATAGTGGGAGCTATTCTGGGACCCGGTGGTCGTGCCCTCATTGAGATTCAGCACCTAAGTGGCGCCAACATACAAATCTCTAAGAAGGGCATGTTCGCTCCTGGTACCAGGAACCGCATAGTGACTATCACGGGTTATCCTAATGCAATCGGCACTGCTCAATATTTAATTGAGCAGAGGATCAGTGAAGAGGAAGCAAAACGAGCACGTCAGAATGCCCTCGCCAATATGATCCATTGA
- the LOC126872045 gene encoding RNA-binding protein Pasilla isoform X2, protein MWRIGGDGTYHLKVLVPGVAAGAIIGKGGDTIAQLQKDTGARVKMSKSHDFYPGTTERVCLITGSLEAIMAVMDFIMDKIREKPDLTLKTTVDFESGKTTAERDKQVKILVPNSTAGMIIGKAGNYIKQIKEECGSYVQISQKAKDVSLQERCITVIGEKENNRNALMMILAKVADDPHSGTCPNVSYADVSGPVANYNPTGSPYAQAPTSTPTYTSTAGINTVSLLNGAGLSLNLNLGAAITAGTAPVTTQLLEHIKLNLRTAGFSEPAASEILSAIATLAKYNLLGMGIGMPSSMGYLGNPMDSTTTANGSNNNGGVFGPIGTVPALGSTSPTPRNTLDRYEPFDPFRQNNTAASAIHLNNNSFGLGTNQLSLVSKSPTQVDANNKETKKVDIEIAEVIVGAILGPGGRALIEIQHLSGANIQISKKGMFAPGTRNRIVTITGYPNAIGTAQYLIEQRISEEEAKRARQNALANMIH, encoded by the exons ATGTGGCGTATCG ggGGTGATGGAACATATCACCTCAAAGTACTGGTCCCTGGTGTGGCTGCTGGAGCAATCATTGGAAAAGGAGGGGATACAATTGCCCAGTTACAAAAAGATACAGGAGCCAGGGTCAAAATGTCTAAATCCCACGATTTCTACCCAG GAACAACAGAAAGAGTGTGTTTAATTACGGGTAGTTTAGAAGCTATAATGGCAGTTATGGACTTTATTATGGATAAAATTCGTGAGAAACCAGATCTTACATTAAAGACAACTGTTGACTTTGAATCAGGGAAAACTACCGCAGAGAGAGATAAACAG gTAAAAATTTTGGTACCTAACAGCACTGCAGGCATGATAATAGGTAAAGCTGGAAATTacattaaacaaataaaagaagaatgtGGCTCGTACGTTCAAATAAGTCAGAAGGCAAAAGATGTGTCTTTGCAAGAAAGATGTATAACGGTAAttggagagaaagagaataaccgtaatgcattaatgatGATATTAGCAAAAGTGGCAGATGATCCACATAGTGGAACATGTCCAAATGTTAGTTACGCAGATGTTAGTGGTCCTGTAGCTAATTACAATCCCACAGGCAGTCCTTATGCTCAAGCACCTACAAGCACTCCCACGTATACTTCTACGGCTGGCATCAATACAG TGAGTCTCTTGAATGGTGCTGGATTAAGCTTGAACTTGAATTTAGGAGCTGCAATTACAGCAGGTACAGCACCAGTGACAACGCAATTGTTGGAACATATAAAGTTAAATTTACGAACGGCAGGTTTTTCGGAACCTGCTGCTAGCGAAATTTTGTCTGCTATCGCTACACTTGCTAAATATAATCTTCTCGGAATGGGAATCGGGATGCCTTCTAGTATGGGATACCTTGGAAATCCTATGGATAGCACTACAACAGCAAATGGTTCGAATAACAATGGCGGCGTATTTGGGCCAATTGGAACAGTTCCTGCTCTTGGATCTACGTCTCCCACACCACGTAATACACTTGACAGATACGAGCCTTTTGATCCATTCAGACAAAACAACACAGCTGCCAGTGCTATTCATCTAAACAACAATTCGTTTGGCCTTGGCACTAACCAGTTATCACTTGTAAGTAAGAGTCCTACACAGGTAGACGCCAACAACAAGGAGACCAAGAAAGTAGACATAGAAATTGCAGAGGTTATAGTGGGAGCTATTCTGGGACCCGGTGGTCGTGCCCTCATTGAGATTCAGCACCTAAGTGGCGCCAACATACAAATCTCTAAGAAGGGCATGTTCGCTCCTGGTACCAGGAACCGCATAGTGACTATCACGGGTTATCCTAATGCAATCGGCACTGCTCAATATTTAATTGAGCAGAGGATCAGTGAAGAGGAAGCAAAACGAGCACGTCAGAATGCCCTCGCCAATATGATCCATTGA
- the LOC126872045 gene encoding RNA-binding protein Pasilla isoform X3: MSKSHDFYPGTTERVCLITGSLEAIMAVMDFIMDKIREKPDLTLKTTVDFESGKTTAERDKQVKILVPNSTAGMIIGKAGNYIKQIKEECGSYVQISQKAKDVSLQERCITVIGEKENNRNALMMILAKVADDPHSGTCPNVSYADVSGPVANYNPTGSPYAQAPTSTPTYTSTAGINTVSLLNGAGLSLNLNLGAAITAGTAPVTTQLLEHIKLNLRTAGFSEPAASEILSAIATLAKYNLLGMGIGMPSSMGYLGNPMDSTTTANGSNNNGGVFGPIGTVPALGSTSPTPRNTLDRYEPFDPFRQNNTAASAIHLNNNSFGLGTNQLSLVSKSPTQVDANNKETKKVDIEIAEVIVGAILGPGGRALIEIQHLSGANIQISKKGMFAPGTRNRIVTITGYPNAIGTAQYLIEQRISEEEAKRARQNALANMIH; the protein is encoded by the exons ATGTCTAAATCCCACGATTTCTACCCAG GAACAACAGAAAGAGTGTGTTTAATTACGGGTAGTTTAGAAGCTATAATGGCAGTTATGGACTTTATTATGGATAAAATTCGTGAGAAACCAGATCTTACATTAAAGACAACTGTTGACTTTGAATCAGGGAAAACTACCGCAGAGAGAGATAAACAG gTAAAAATTTTGGTACCTAACAGCACTGCAGGCATGATAATAGGTAAAGCTGGAAATTacattaaacaaataaaagaagaatgtGGCTCGTACGTTCAAATAAGTCAGAAGGCAAAAGATGTGTCTTTGCAAGAAAGATGTATAACGGTAAttggagagaaagagaataaccgtaatgcattaatgatGATATTAGCAAAAGTGGCAGATGATCCACATAGTGGAACATGTCCAAATGTTAGTTACGCAGATGTTAGTGGTCCTGTAGCTAATTACAATCCCACAGGCAGTCCTTATGCTCAAGCACCTACAAGCACTCCCACGTATACTTCTACGGCTGGCATCAATACAG TGAGTCTCTTGAATGGTGCTGGATTAAGCTTGAACTTGAATTTAGGAGCTGCAATTACAGCAGGTACAGCACCAGTGACAACGCAATTGTTGGAACATATAAAGTTAAATTTACGAACGGCAGGTTTTTCGGAACCTGCTGCTAGCGAAATTTTGTCTGCTATCGCTACACTTGCTAAATATAATCTTCTCGGAATGGGAATCGGGATGCCTTCTAGTATGGGATACCTTGGAAATCCTATGGATAGCACTACAACAGCAAATGGTTCGAATAACAATGGCGGCGTATTTGGGCCAATTGGAACAGTTCCTGCTCTTGGATCTACGTCTCCCACACCACGTAATACACTTGACAGATACGAGCCTTTTGATCCATTCAGACAAAACAACACAGCTGCCAGTGCTATTCATCTAAACAACAATTCGTTTGGCCTTGGCACTAACCAGTTATCACTTGTAAGTAAGAGTCCTACACAGGTAGACGCCAACAACAAGGAGACCAAGAAAGTAGACATAGAAATTGCAGAGGTTATAGTGGGAGCTATTCTGGGACCCGGTGGTCGTGCCCTCATTGAGATTCAGCACCTAAGTGGCGCCAACATACAAATCTCTAAGAAGGGCATGTTCGCTCCTGGTACCAGGAACCGCATAGTGACTATCACGGGTTATCCTAATGCAATCGGCACTGCTCAATATTTAATTGAGCAGAGGATCAGTGAAGAGGAAGCAAAACGAGCACGTCAGAATGCCCTCGCCAATATGATCCATTGA
- the LOC126872045 gene encoding RNA-binding protein Pasilla isoform X4 codes for MAADSGMETCPSPEIADSRKRPLDCDAENGATKRSHYGSGGDGTYHLKVLVPGVAAGAIIGKGGDTIAQLQKDTGARVKMSKSHDFYPGTTERVCLITGSLEAIMAVMDFIMDKIREKPDLTLKTTVDFESGKTTAERDKQVKILVPNSTAGMIIGKAGNYIKQIKEECGSYVQISQKAKDVSLQERCITVIGEKENNRNALMMILAKVADDPHSGTCPNVSYADVSGPVANYNPTGSPYAQAPTSTPTYTSTAGINTVSLLNGAGLSLNLNLGAAITAGTAPVTTQLLEHIKLNLRTAGFSEPAASEILSAIATLAKYNLLGMGIGMPSSMGYLGNPMDSTTTANGSNNNGGVFGPIGTVPALGSTSPTPRNTLDRYEPFDPFRQNNTAASAIHLNNNSFGLGTNQLSLRL; via the exons ATGGCTGCCGACTCAGGAATGGAGACGTGTCCCTCCCCGGAGATTGCAGACTCCAGGAAGCGGCCGCTTGATTGTGACGCGGAAAATGGCGCGACGAAGAGGTCTCATTACGGATCAG ggGGTGATGGAACATATCACCTCAAAGTACTGGTCCCTGGTGTGGCTGCTGGAGCAATCATTGGAAAAGGAGGGGATACAATTGCCCAGTTACAAAAAGATACAGGAGCCAGGGTCAAAATGTCTAAATCCCACGATTTCTACCCAG GAACAACAGAAAGAGTGTGTTTAATTACGGGTAGTTTAGAAGCTATAATGGCAGTTATGGACTTTATTATGGATAAAATTCGTGAGAAACCAGATCTTACATTAAAGACAACTGTTGACTTTGAATCAGGGAAAACTACCGCAGAGAGAGATAAACAG gTAAAAATTTTGGTACCTAACAGCACTGCAGGCATGATAATAGGTAAAGCTGGAAATTacattaaacaaataaaagaagaatgtGGCTCGTACGTTCAAATAAGTCAGAAGGCAAAAGATGTGTCTTTGCAAGAAAGATGTATAACGGTAAttggagagaaagagaataaccgtaatgcattaatgatGATATTAGCAAAAGTGGCAGATGATCCACATAGTGGAACATGTCCAAATGTTAGTTACGCAGATGTTAGTGGTCCTGTAGCTAATTACAATCCCACAGGCAGTCCTTATGCTCAAGCACCTACAAGCACTCCCACGTATACTTCTACGGCTGGCATCAATACAG TGAGTCTCTTGAATGGTGCTGGATTAAGCTTGAACTTGAATTTAGGAGCTGCAATTACAGCAGGTACAGCACCAGTGACAACGCAATTGTTGGAACATATAAAGTTAAATTTACGAACGGCAGGTTTTTCGGAACCTGCTGCTAGCGAAATTTTGTCTGCTATCGCTACACTTGCTAAATATAATCTTCTCGGAATGGGAATCGGGATGCCTTCTAGTATGGGATACCTTGGAAATCCTATGGATAGCACTACAACAGCAAATGGTTCGAATAACAATGGCGGCGTATTTGGGCCAATTGGAACAGTTCCTGCTCTTGGATCTACGTCTCCCACACCACGTAATACACTTGACAGATACGAGCCTTTTGATCCATTCAGACAAAACAACACAGCTGCCAGTGCTATTCATCTAAACAACAATTCGTTTGGCCTTGGCACTAACCAGTTATCACTT AGGTTATAG
- the LOC126872045 gene encoding RNA-binding protein Pasilla isoform X5, producing MAADSGMETCPSPEIADSRKRPLDCDAENGATKRSHYGSGGDGTYHLKVLVPGVAAGAIIGKGGDTIAQLQKDTGARVKMSKSHDFYPGTTERVCLITGSLEAIMAVMDFIMDKIREKPDLTLKTTVDFESGKTTAERDKQVKILVPNSTAGMIIGKAGNYIKQIKEECGSYVQISQKAKDVSLQERCITVIGEKENNRNALMMILAKVADDPHSGTCPNVSYADVSGPVANYNPTGSPYAQAPTSTPTYTSTAGINTVSLLNGAGLSLNLNLGAAITAGTAPVTTQLLEHIKLNLRTAGFSEPAASEILSAIATLAKYNLLGMGIGMPSSMGYLGNPMDSTTTANGSNNNGGVFGPIGTVPALGSTSPTPRNTLDRYEPFDPFRQNNTAASAIHLNNNSFGLGTNQLSLF from the exons ATGGCTGCCGACTCAGGAATGGAGACGTGTCCCTCCCCGGAGATTGCAGACTCCAGGAAGCGGCCGCTTGATTGTGACGCGGAAAATGGCGCGACGAAGAGGTCTCATTACGGATCAG ggGGTGATGGAACATATCACCTCAAAGTACTGGTCCCTGGTGTGGCTGCTGGAGCAATCATTGGAAAAGGAGGGGATACAATTGCCCAGTTACAAAAAGATACAGGAGCCAGGGTCAAAATGTCTAAATCCCACGATTTCTACCCAG GAACAACAGAAAGAGTGTGTTTAATTACGGGTAGTTTAGAAGCTATAATGGCAGTTATGGACTTTATTATGGATAAAATTCGTGAGAAACCAGATCTTACATTAAAGACAACTGTTGACTTTGAATCAGGGAAAACTACCGCAGAGAGAGATAAACAG gTAAAAATTTTGGTACCTAACAGCACTGCAGGCATGATAATAGGTAAAGCTGGAAATTacattaaacaaataaaagaagaatgtGGCTCGTACGTTCAAATAAGTCAGAAGGCAAAAGATGTGTCTTTGCAAGAAAGATGTATAACGGTAAttggagagaaagagaataaccgtaatgcattaatgatGATATTAGCAAAAGTGGCAGATGATCCACATAGTGGAACATGTCCAAATGTTAGTTACGCAGATGTTAGTGGTCCTGTAGCTAATTACAATCCCACAGGCAGTCCTTATGCTCAAGCACCTACAAGCACTCCCACGTATACTTCTACGGCTGGCATCAATACAG TGAGTCTCTTGAATGGTGCTGGATTAAGCTTGAACTTGAATTTAGGAGCTGCAATTACAGCAGGTACAGCACCAGTGACAACGCAATTGTTGGAACATATAAAGTTAAATTTACGAACGGCAGGTTTTTCGGAACCTGCTGCTAGCGAAATTTTGTCTGCTATCGCTACACTTGCTAAATATAATCTTCTCGGAATGGGAATCGGGATGCCTTCTAGTATGGGATACCTTGGAAATCCTATGGATAGCACTACAACAGCAAATGGTTCGAATAACAATGGCGGCGTATTTGGGCCAATTGGAACAGTTCCTGCTCTTGGATCTACGTCTCCCACACCACGTAATACACTTGACAGATACGAGCCTTTTGATCCATTCAGACAAAACAACACAGCTGCCAGTGCTATTCATCTAAACAACAATTCGTTTGGCCTTGGCACTAACCAGTTATCACTT